A window of Terriglobales bacterium contains these coding sequences:
- a CDS encoding ABC transporter permease encodes MLLEIFRESWAALQRSRVRSVLTMLGIVWGIAAVTLLISYGAGFRQVLVHAFFAFGRGAVVCWPQQTSEQPGGQRAGKVVKFEQEDVDLIKQNASLVKNVCLESVRFRGIAYGDAFADTAIRGVCPQYGEMRNEVPREGRWITPGDIVERRRVVFLGERLYHKLFKGRPAVGEEVRIDGVRFTVIGTMDRKMQMSNYFTSDDESAFIPYSAAGDLWDTKYGSVLVFEPMSPQFEKAAMAQVREVVASRQQFSPTDEKAIQMFGREEFRPIIDGITIGLQVLLMFIGSLTLGIGGVGLMNIMLVSVDERIREIGIRRALGARKRHIQVQFLSEALVLALVGGAIGIGISYLIALSVGTLPLLGPLYEDTSGKADIHLAISGQTVLLSTIILMFVGVVSAWIPARRASNMDPVEALRYE; translated from the coding sequence ATGCTGCTCGAAATCTTCCGGGAATCTTGGGCAGCATTGCAGCGCAGTCGCGTGCGCAGCGTCCTCACCATGCTGGGTATCGTTTGGGGCATCGCCGCCGTAACACTGCTGATTTCGTATGGCGCGGGGTTCCGTCAGGTGTTGGTGCACGCGTTCTTCGCGTTCGGGCGTGGTGCGGTGGTGTGCTGGCCTCAGCAGACCAGCGAACAGCCTGGTGGGCAACGGGCGGGCAAAGTCGTCAAGTTCGAACAGGAAGATGTGGACCTGATCAAGCAGAACGCCAGTCTGGTAAAGAATGTTTGCCTGGAGTCAGTTCGCTTCCGCGGCATTGCCTACGGTGACGCGTTCGCCGACACTGCCATCCGCGGCGTCTGTCCACAATACGGCGAGATGCGCAACGAGGTGCCGCGTGAAGGCCGCTGGATTACACCGGGCGACATCGTGGAGCGCAGGCGCGTCGTGTTCCTGGGAGAGAGGCTCTATCACAAACTGTTTAAAGGTCGTCCGGCTGTCGGCGAGGAAGTTCGCATTGATGGCGTGCGGTTCACCGTGATCGGCACCATGGATCGCAAGATGCAAATGAGCAACTACTTCACCAGCGACGATGAATCGGCATTCATCCCTTACAGCGCGGCCGGCGACCTGTGGGACACCAAGTATGGCAGCGTGCTGGTGTTTGAACCCATGTCACCGCAGTTCGAGAAAGCAGCGATGGCCCAGGTCAGGGAAGTAGTTGCTAGCCGCCAGCAATTCTCCCCGACTGACGAGAAAGCCATTCAGATGTTCGGGCGTGAAGAGTTCCGGCCCATCATTGATGGCATCACCATCGGCCTACAGGTGCTGCTCATGTTCATCGGCTCGTTGACACTTGGTATTGGTGGGGTCGGCCTGATGAACATCATGCTCGTGTCGGTCGATGAACGCATTCGCGAGATCGGCATTCGCCGGGCGCTTGGAGCCCGCAAACGCCACATACAGGTCCAATTTCTCTCGGAAGCCCTGGTCTTGGCCCTTGTCGGAGGTGCGATTGGGATCGGGATTTCCTACCTGATTGCTCTGTCCGTAGGCACGCTCCCTCTCTTAGGACCTTTGTACGAGGACACGAGCGGCAAGGCCGACATCCATTTGGCCATCTCCGGGCAAACCGTGCTCCTGTCCACTATCATCCTGATGTTCGTTGGCGTTGTGAGCGCCTGGATACCCGCCCGCCGTGCTTCCAACATGGATCCCGTGGAAGCCCTTCGCTACGAGTGA